From a single Hippoglossus stenolepis isolate QCI-W04-F060 chromosome 2, HSTE1.2, whole genome shotgun sequence genomic region:
- the c2h17orf67 gene encoding uncharacterized protein C17orf67 homolog produces MKKLVVFLLCLVLLTAYTDANPIIKESFAKQLLRSKRQDRPLKAGHPDEPMREHLLHMQALDQRAQETNMEYWLNPHCPPRCDRNYGHPV; encoded by the exons ATGAAGAAGCTGGTGGTGTTTCTGCTCTGCCTGGTCCTGCTGACTGCTTACACAG ATGCCAATCCTATCATCAAGGAGAGCTTTGCTAAGCAGCTGCTCCGCAGCAAGAGGCAGGATCGGCCATTGAAGGCCGGCCATCCCGATGAGCCAATGAGG GAGCATCTGCTGCACATGCAGGCTCTGGATCAGAGGGCCCAGGAGACCAACATGGAGTACTGGCTCAATCCTCACTGCCCCCCTCGCTGTGACAGGAACTACGGACACCCCGTTTGA
- the cbx8b gene encoding chromobox protein homolog 8b, producing the protein MELSAVGERVFAAESIIKRRIRKGRMEYLVKWKGWSPKYSTWEPEENILDSRLFAAFEQRERERELYGPKKRGPKPKTFLLKAQAKDKARSYEFRSEAVRGMHITYPAPEPVVTPRAREGLRAVVPTIFPPSTVNRGESIRVRPPELSPREHQPSLQQSSVDGLIHAPKKRGPKPKPRFKDSSCSPEASEPHKRSTEEGSHSPHKLAKYHGAEEMRLFKVSHRHPENHGHGHKHHHRHHHHHHHHQHNKELSGGSSYKQLYSDRSLHPHRMDTDTQRTKEGSTFLAPAHFKHQSKMSQSLSRPAELPLMEKPYFLDRPSPTRLNEDLDEVSWRPSLGSVEKVLVTDVTTNFLTVTIKESNTSKGFFKDKR; encoded by the exons ATGGAGCTGTCCGCCGTCGGGGAGAGGGTGTTCGCTGCCGAGTCCATTATCAAGCGCAGGATACGGAAG GGTCGCATGGAGTACCTAGTGAAATGGAAGGGCTGGTCTCCCAA ATACAGCACCTGGGAACCAGAGGAGAATATTCTGGACTCCCGGCTGTTCGCCGCTTTTGAGCAGAG GGAGCGTGAGAGGGAGCTGTACGGCCCCAAGAAGAGAGGACCAAAACCCAAGACCTTCCTGCTCAAG GCTCAGGCAAAAGACAAAGCCAGGTCCTATGAGTTCAGGAGTGAAGCAGTGCGAGGGATGCACATCACCTATCCGGCTCCAGAACCCGTAGTCACCCCCAGAGCGAGAGAGGGCCTGAGAGCTGTCGTTCCCACCATCTTCCCACCCAGCACTGTCAACCGTGGAGAAAGCATACGCGTCCGCCCGCCAGAACTTAGCCCCCGCGAGCACCAGCCGTCCCTCCAGCAATCGAGTGTTGACGGACTCATCCACGCACCCAAAAAAAGGGGCCCGAAGCCTAAGCCCCGCTTTAAGGACAGTAGCTGCAGCCCTGAGGCCTCCGAGCCACACAAGAGGAGTACAGAGGAGGGGAGCCACAGCCCTCACAAACTGGCCAAGTACCACGGGGCAGAAGAGATGAGGCTGTTCAAAGTGTCCCACAGGCATCCAGAGAACCACGGTCACGGCCATAAACACCACCACCgacaccaccatcatcatcaccaccaccaacacaacAAGGAACTCTCTGGTGGAAGCTCCTACAAGCAGCTCTACTCAGACCGTAGCCTGCATCCTCACAggatggacacagacacacaaaggacAAAGGAGGGATCCACCTTCCTTGCACCTGCACATTTCAAGCACCAGTCCAAGATGAGCCAGAGCCTGAGTCGCCCTGCTGAGCTTCCACTCATGGAAAAGCCTTACTTCTTGGACAGGCCGTCCCCGACCCGGCTCAATGAAGACCTGGACGAAGTGTCATGGAGGCCCTCCCTCGGCAGCGTGGAAAAGGTCCTGGTGACAGACGTGACCACCAACTTCCTAACTGTGACCATCAAAGAGAGCAACACGTCTAAAGGCTTCTTCAAAGACAAAAGATGA